A region from the Leptospira venezuelensis genome encodes:
- a CDS encoding winged helix-turn-helix transcriptional regulator, producing MTNGKKRSDCPISCSLDIWGDKWSLLIIRDLMFAKECTYGDFLKSKEGIATNILASRLQVLEENKIIQKHDHPDSKAKVLYKLTRKGIDMLPILVEIHLWAEKYSTIPADKKAMLKEIKKDKLGFIKTMTKELEKVLT from the coding sequence ATGACTAACGGTAAAAAAAGGTCGGATTGTCCAATAAGCTGCTCTCTTGATATTTGGGGGGATAAATGGTCCTTATTAATCATAAGAGACCTGATGTTCGCAAAAGAATGCACCTATGGCGATTTCCTAAAATCGAAAGAAGGAATCGCGACCAATATTTTAGCCTCAAGACTACAGGTGCTGGAAGAAAATAAGATCATCCAAAAACATGATCATCCGGATAGCAAAGCAAAAGTATTATATAAGCTTACTCGTAAGGGGATAGATATGCTTCCCATACTAGTCGAAATACATTTATGGGCTGAAAAATATTCAACCATACCCGCCGATAAGAAAGCAATGTTAAAAGAAATAAAAAAGGATAAGCTGGGATTTATTAAGACAATGACCAAAGAATTGGAAAAGGTCCTTACTTGA
- a CDS encoding SDR family NAD(P)-dependent oxidoreductase — protein MKQTILVTGASSGIGLLIAKTLYENGHNVIGTSRNPKKYQSDIPFKLLPLDIADDNSIASFGKLLFDEIDKLDVLINNAGYLVKGLAEETSIELGKQQLETNFWGTVKFTNELLPYFRQQRSGKIITIGSFLGLISLPNVSYYSASKHALEGYFKSLRFELNEFNIKVSVVEPMAFKTNIGGNAVSAKGNIKEYDSLRQKIVEFTKREFDNAPGPEPVVKTISKIVNEKTPKFSYPVGKGASLFLTLQRFAYNTFEGAILKKVNQV, from the coding sequence ATGAAACAAACAATTTTAGTGACCGGAGCTTCTTCCGGGATCGGATTATTGATCGCAAAAACACTTTATGAAAACGGTCATAATGTGATCGGAACAAGCCGTAATCCCAAAAAGTATCAGTCGGATATTCCCTTCAAGTTGTTACCTTTGGATATCGCAGATGATAATTCCATTGCTTCCTTTGGTAAGTTATTGTTCGATGAAATAGATAAATTGGATGTGCTGATCAATAACGCAGGTTACTTAGTAAAAGGATTAGCTGAAGAGACTTCAATCGAATTAGGAAAACAACAATTAGAAACGAACTTTTGGGGAACTGTTAAGTTTACGAATGAATTGTTACCTTACTTCAGACAACAAAGGTCGGGAAAAATAATTACTATCGGTTCTTTTTTAGGCCTGATCAGCCTTCCGAATGTTTCCTATTATTCAGCTTCAAAACATGCGTTAGAAGGTTATTTTAAATCCTTAAGATTCGAGCTAAACGAATTTAATATCAAGGTTAGCGTAGTAGAGCCTATGGCTTTCAAAACGAATATAGGTGGGAATGCGGTTTCAGCTAAAGGAAATATTAAAGAATACGATTCACTTCGTCAGAAGATTGTAGAATTTACAAAAAGAGAATTTGATAATGCACCAGGACCTGAGCCGGTAGTAAAAACGATATCGAAAATTGTGAATGAAAAAACTCCAAAGTTCAGTTATCCAGTTGGAAAAGGTGCCTCCCTTTTTCTAACATTGCAAAGATTTGCTTATAATACTTTTGAAGGAGCAATCCTGAAAAAAGTAAATCAAGTGTGA
- a CDS encoding IspD/TarI family cytidylyltransferase, with the protein MKSWFPSGNIYLLLLSGGTGSRMKSDIPKQFLELNGKPILLHSLEAFLDWGKTKSIVLVSHKDYILKSETLCSALLRERDRIVEGGDTRHGSTLAGISGIQFSANDLILIHDAARPFVSSDDLDRLSSATEEFGVATLASKNHETVLEEEKDNLKFLNREKIWFMKTPQGIRGDILKKVLEKPYSIEPTDLCSWAQAQGIGSKLVESNPYNLKITEKSDLTLAEAILPLFQSWKTE; encoded by the coding sequence ATGAAGTCCTGGTTTCCCTCGGGTAATATTTATCTACTACTTCTTTCGGGAGGAACAGGCTCCCGGATGAAGTCGGATATTCCGAAACAATTTTTAGAATTAAACGGAAAACCTATCTTACTTCATAGCTTAGAAGCATTTCTGGACTGGGGAAAAACCAAAAGTATAGTTTTAGTATCTCATAAAGATTATATTTTAAAATCAGAAACACTCTGTTCTGCATTACTTAGAGAAAGAGATAGAATTGTAGAAGGCGGGGACACTAGACACGGATCCACATTAGCCGGAATATCAGGTATTCAATTTTCGGCAAATGATCTCATCTTGATCCACGATGCGGCTAGACCATTCGTTTCTTCGGATGATCTGGATAGATTATCCAGTGCAACGGAAGAATTCGGAGTAGCCACTCTTGCTTCTAAAAATCACGAAACTGTTCTGGAAGAAGAAAAGGATAATCTGAAATTCCTAAACCGTGAGAAGATCTGGTTCATGAAAACTCCACAAGGAATTAGAGGAGATATCTTGAAGAAGGTCCTGGAAAAACCATACTCAATAGAGCCCACGGATCTATGTTCATGGGCACAAGCTCAGGGTATTGGCTCAAAGCTAGTGGAATCCAATCCCTATAATCTGAAAATCACCGAAAAGTCGGATCTAACCTTAGCAGAAGCGATTTTACCTCTTTTCCAAAGTTGGAAGACGGAGTAG
- a CDS encoding diaminopimelate decarboxylase, with protein MQSIENLKFLTPEEAINIATNFGTPVFVYSRKGIEKSCDDTLAFPNAFGLTVRFAMKANPGRTVLEILKKKGIHIDASSEHEVKRALLAGFKPSDILLTSQQLARSLKELIPQGVQFNACSLRQLEEFGKNFPGKEVSVRFNPGLGSGATKKTDVGGKTSSFGIWHEEIGKVKEIVSKYGLKLVRVHTHIGSGSDPEVWKAVAQYTLEIAAQFPDCRNVNLGGGFKVGRMIGEKTTDPQTIGKPVKELFENYAKEKGIQLKMEIEPGSFLMVNNGAILTQVDDIVYTGDGGYTFVKLDMGMDVNTRPALYAAKHPLIVIPQKENSEQKTGEFVYVGHCCESGDLITQEEGGGPQLRTTHIPEIGDLVVMEGTGAYCSSMSVKNYNSYPETPEVMIDLDGSVKLVRKKQTLEQVLQNEVLVSLG; from the coding sequence ATGCAATCAATAGAAAATCTTAAATTTTTGACTCCCGAAGAAGCTATAAATATCGCAACAAATTTCGGTACCCCAGTTTTTGTGTACTCTCGCAAAGGAATTGAAAAAAGTTGCGATGACACACTTGCCTTTCCTAACGCTTTCGGTCTGACCGTTCGATTTGCAATGAAAGCCAATCCAGGACGTACGGTTCTGGAAATATTAAAGAAGAAGGGCATACATATTGATGCATCTTCTGAACACGAAGTGAAACGTGCGTTACTTGCCGGATTCAAACCTTCTGATATTTTACTCACTTCCCAGCAATTGGCGAGATCCCTAAAGGAATTGATCCCACAAGGAGTTCAATTCAACGCATGTTCTCTTAGGCAATTGGAAGAATTTGGAAAAAACTTCCCAGGAAAAGAAGTAAGCGTTCGTTTTAATCCTGGTTTAGGTTCAGGAGCTACTAAGAAAACAGATGTAGGAGGGAAAACATCTTCCTTTGGCATCTGGCACGAAGAGATCGGAAAAGTAAAAGAGATCGTTTCCAAATACGGACTTAAGCTAGTTCGAGTTCATACTCATATAGGTTCCGGTTCAGATCCAGAAGTTTGGAAGGCTGTGGCTCAGTATACCTTAGAGATCGCAGCTCAATTCCCTGACTGCAGGAATGTGAATTTGGGCGGAGGTTTCAAAGTAGGAAGAATGATCGGTGAAAAGACAACCGATCCTCAGACCATTGGAAAACCGGTCAAAGAGCTCTTTGAAAATTATGCCAAAGAGAAAGGAATCCAACTCAAAATGGAAATAGAGCCAGGCTCCTTCTTAATGGTGAATAACGGAGCAATCCTCACTCAGGTAGATGATATCGTCTATACTGGAGATGGGGGATACACTTTCGTAAAACTGGATATGGGAATGGATGTGAATACAAGGCCTGCCTTATATGCTGCAAAACATCCTCTGATAGTCATTCCTCAAAAAGAAAACTCCGAACAAAAGACTGGAGAATTTGTTTATGTGGGACATTGCTGTGAGAGCGGCGACTTGATTACTCAGGAAGAAGGAGGTGGGCCGCAACTTAGGACCACACATATTCCTGAGATTGGAGACTTAGTGGTGATGGAAGGAACAGGAGCTTATTGTTCTTCTATGTCCGTGAAAAATTATAATTCTTATCCGGAAACACCGGAAGTTATGATCGATCTGGATGGGTCCGTAAAGTTAGTCCGTAAAAAACAAACCTTGGAACAAGTCCTTCAGAATGAAGTCCTGGTTTCCCTCGGGTAA
- a CDS encoding zinc dependent phospholipase C family protein, whose amino-acid sequence MAGKITHLEALSQVCKHLDHGTAEQRKIAKLLREEGTRKFANIGAIAPDIFYFYHVLSPVRTKKALPWGDLSHHENVLELILNFLDGVLTVEEGIYRDRFLAFTLGYIIHCAVDIVTHPYIFFISGDYYSPDKQISSKAQYNHMRVEFALDSWLLDFRWGMTPKAYDFVQHVDLIFKGKDGKKKMDPMLWNFWLKGLKATFPKEFKEKYIGSEEKIIPGDILNESFLGYLYFHRYLDSRSKIIRAALSFLDKITLHKVNSSVLMLPLKEHIDKRIMNEEKREWSYPADPNLIRNDSFVELINKACDAAKDAVTNAWGYVHDKTSRSSMIKEYQGYNLDTGLRFHGIDKMRQFSPL is encoded by the coding sequence ATGGCAGGCAAAATCACTCATCTCGAAGCTCTTTCCCAAGTCTGCAAACATCTGGATCACGGAACTGCAGAACAAAGAAAGATCGCAAAACTTTTAAGAGAAGAAGGTACCCGTAAGTTTGCCAATATAGGCGCGATCGCTCCCGACATTTTTTACTTTTATCATGTTCTTTCTCCTGTGCGGACCAAAAAAGCCCTGCCATGGGGAGATTTAAGCCATCACGAAAATGTTTTGGAACTGATTCTGAACTTTTTGGATGGAGTTCTCACAGTTGAGGAAGGGATTTATAGAGATCGTTTTTTAGCATTCACTTTAGGTTATATCATCCACTGCGCTGTGGACATCGTCACCCATCCCTATATATTTTTTATTTCCGGAGATTATTATAGTCCGGACAAACAGATCAGCTCCAAGGCGCAATACAATCATATGAGAGTAGAGTTCGCTTTGGATTCCTGGCTTTTAGATTTTAGATGGGGAATGACTCCTAAAGCGTATGATTTTGTTCAGCACGTGGACTTAATCTTCAAAGGTAAAGATGGGAAGAAAAAGATGGACCCAATGCTTTGGAACTTTTGGCTAAAAGGTTTAAAGGCAACCTTCCCAAAAGAATTTAAAGAAAAGTATATAGGTTCCGAAGAAAAGATCATTCCTGGAGATATTCTGAACGAATCTTTCTTAGGTTATTTGTATTTTCATAGATACTTGGATTCCAGAAGTAAGATCATAAGAGCAGCACTTAGCTTTTTAGATAAGATCACTTTGCATAAAGTTAATTCTTCTGTTCTAATGCTTCCGTTAAAGGAGCATATAGATAAAAGAATCATGAACGAAGAAAAAAGAGAATGGTCTTATCCAGCAGATCCGAACTTGATCCGAAATGATTCTTTCGTAGAATTGATCAACAAAGCTTGTGACGCTGCAAAAGACGCGGTTACAAATGCTTGGGGTTATGTTCACGACAAAACTTCTCGTTCTTCTATGATCAAAGAATACCAAGGATATAATTTGGATACAGGACTTAGGTTCCATGGCATTGATAAGATGCGCCAATTTTCGCCTTTATAA
- a CDS encoding penicillin-binding protein 1A, whose protein sequence is MKHEPVDFFTRYFVVLFRDRIQSRLDSSDPVRKLLYLVLGLIFLNGFLFVFSIKDIWQVPKADRYEKPSLLFGLNTEGKYEPIAEFYRFSRVVITDEDLPGGWEENKVIRCFVSTEDNNFRSHKGLDLRGIFRATMVNLLAGRVKEGASTITQQVARLKFLNTERSFLRKAREAWLALLLELVFDKKTLIGIYLNEIPLGHGTIGVGAAAKFYFRKDIKDLSWGEAALLASLTTRPKEFSPLVNPNTSASKVRVVFKKLVENGILDVETAEREFEAFSEYYITLNRSPNDSAFSDRLNKFPYFTEYVRKNLARYIPSQQIYEGGLKIYTTLNIQHQTQAEKALAAGLKQQTQLSNQRAFTKIDSFEDSYGSTYKLLAELHDLPEFKFKISRSYRTFNRAWQEEFRDDLAFLNLISGTEMLGEAIDWNYRTQATEDHLLPVEGALISIRPDTGHITAMVGGSGFRSDNQQIRAFQAYRQPGSAFKPLVYASAMEYYHEHPDDKKNVTAASLFDDSPLQYVLEDGDEWNPSNYSGEYSGFIRLREALELSRNSVAVRLLEHTGLNNLLPRLEKLLQVENRNLPRDFSIALGSFEVSPYELARSYAVFASGGKQVFPLSVLYVEDEQGNLIKDFRKEFESKERKRLLSPETSYVITSMMEDVIKKGTGTGARSYGLTRPAAGKTGTTNNFRDAWFAGYTPELVAVVWVGYDTGTLSLGRGMSGAVVAAPIWGRFMANALVKEKSKSFDFGDAKIVRRTICSISGKLPGNHCYQTEEEVFDKDTVPKEVCDDHRGMTEPDPTPTHTTDPGTTKKKKPNLFEGDEDVIR, encoded by the coding sequence ATGAAACACGAACCCGTAGATTTTTTCACAAGATATTTTGTAGTACTTTTTAGAGACAGGATCCAATCTCGTTTGGATTCTTCCGATCCTGTTCGAAAACTTTTGTATCTTGTTTTAGGACTGATCTTCTTAAACGGATTTTTATTTGTATTCTCTATCAAAGATATTTGGCAGGTCCCTAAGGCCGATCGTTACGAAAAACCTTCTCTACTTTTCGGTCTTAATACAGAAGGAAAATACGAACCGATCGCTGAGTTTTATAGATTTTCCAGGGTAGTAATCACCGACGAAGATCTTCCTGGAGGCTGGGAAGAAAATAAGGTCATCCGTTGTTTCGTTTCCACAGAAGATAATAATTTTAGATCCCATAAAGGATTAGATCTTCGAGGAATTTTCAGAGCAACCATGGTCAACCTTCTTGCAGGAAGAGTAAAAGAAGGCGCATCCACAATCACTCAACAGGTTGCCAGATTAAAATTCTTAAACACAGAAAGGTCCTTTTTGCGTAAAGCAAGAGAAGCATGGCTCGCACTTCTTCTTGAATTAGTATTCGATAAGAAAACCTTAATAGGAATCTACCTAAACGAAATCCCTCTCGGCCACGGGACCATAGGTGTAGGCGCTGCAGCAAAATTCTATTTTAGAAAAGATATTAAGGACTTAAGCTGGGGAGAAGCAGCACTTCTCGCCAGTTTGACCACCAGACCTAAGGAATTTTCTCCTTTAGTAAATCCAAACACATCCGCCTCTAAAGTAAGGGTAGTTTTCAAAAAGCTGGTGGAAAACGGGATCTTAGATGTGGAAACCGCTGAGAGAGAATTCGAAGCATTCTCCGAATATTATATAACCTTAAATCGTTCTCCGAATGATTCTGCATTCTCAGATCGTCTCAACAAATTCCCTTACTTTACGGAATATGTACGTAAAAACCTCGCTCGTTATATACCTTCTCAACAGATCTATGAGGGCGGTCTAAAGATCTATACCACCCTGAACATCCAGCACCAGACCCAAGCCGAAAAAGCATTGGCCGCTGGTTTGAAACAACAAACCCAATTATCTAACCAAAGAGCATTTACTAAGATTGATTCCTTCGAAGATTCTTACGGTTCTACCTATAAACTTTTAGCAGAACTCCATGATCTCCCTGAATTCAAATTTAAGATCTCTCGTTCTTACAGAACATTCAACAGGGCTTGGCAGGAAGAATTCAGAGACGATTTAGCCTTCTTAAATTTGATCTCAGGCACGGAGATGTTGGGAGAAGCAATCGATTGGAATTATAGAACCCAAGCCACTGAAGACCATTTACTACCAGTAGAAGGTGCCTTAATTTCCATTCGTCCGGATACGGGCCATATCACCGCAATGGTGGGAGGTTCCGGATTTAGATCCGACAACCAACAGATTCGCGCATTCCAAGCATATAGACAACCTGGCTCCGCATTCAAACCGTTAGTATATGCTTCCGCGATGGAATATTATCATGAACATCCAGATGATAAAAAGAATGTTACCGCTGCTTCTCTATTTGATGATTCTCCACTGCAGTATGTTCTGGAAGATGGAGATGAATGGAACCCAAGCAATTATTCAGGAGAATATTCCGGATTCATTCGTTTAAGAGAAGCTCTCGAACTTTCCAGAAATAGTGTTGCAGTACGACTGCTTGAGCATACAGGTCTGAATAATCTTCTACCAAGACTCGAAAAACTTTTACAAGTAGAGAATAGAAATCTGCCTAGAGACTTTTCAATAGCATTAGGAAGTTTTGAAGTTTCTCCTTACGAACTCGCAAGATCTTACGCAGTGTTTGCTTCTGGAGGAAAACAAGTTTTCCCACTCAGCGTTTTATATGTAGAAGATGAACAAGGAAATCTGATTAAAGATTTTAGAAAAGAATTCGAATCTAAGGAAAGAAAAAGATTACTCTCTCCTGAAACGAGTTATGTTATCACTTCCATGATGGAAGACGTGATCAAAAAAGGAACGGGGACAGGAGCCAGATCTTACGGACTCACTCGTCCCGCTGCAGGAAAAACAGGAACCACAAATAATTTTAGAGATGCATGGTTCGCAGGTTACACTCCTGAACTTGTAGCAGTCGTTTGGGTTGGATATGATACGGGAACACTTTCGCTAGGACGAGGAATGTCAGGCGCAGTTGTAGCTGCTCCCATCTGGGGAAGATTTATGGCAAACGCACTCGTTAAAGAAAAATCCAAATCATTTGATTTTGGAGACGCAAAAATTGTGCGCAGGACCATTTGTTCCATCTCCGGAAAACTTCCTGGTAACCATTGTTACCAAACAGAAGAAGAAGTTTTTGATAAAGATACAGTTCCTAAAGAAGTCTGCGACGACCATAGAGGAATGACAGAACCAGATCCGACTCCTACCCATACCACGGACCCAGGAACGACGAAAAAGAAAAAACCGAACCTCTTCGAGGGTGACGAGGATGTAATTCGGTAG
- a CDS encoding bactofilin family protein, giving the protein MAIGKDNNNSVIGPGSIFEGKFYIAGSLRIDGKFEGEIKTDDALFIGETGKVRTNISAREVIVAGTLIGNIKAESEVRLEETGRLLGDIIAPALSLAKGVVAKGNITVTGGQKKDVKKIVEESFGGTRTLDNGKEE; this is encoded by the coding sequence ATGGCCATCGGTAAGGATAATAATAACAGCGTAATCGGCCCAGGTTCCATATTTGAGGGCAAATTCTATATCGCTGGTTCCCTACGTATCGACGGAAAATTCGAAGGGGAAATTAAAACCGACGACGCATTATTTATTGGAGAAACTGGTAAGGTCCGCACGAACATTTCCGCAAGAGAAGTGATTGTAGCTGGAACCTTGATCGGAAACATTAAAGCGGAATCAGAAGTCCGCTTGGAAGAAACTGGACGTCTCTTAGGGGATATTATCGCTCCCGCTCTTTCCCTGGCAAAAGGTGTGGTAGCTAAAGGAAATATCACCGTAACTGGAGGCCAAAAGAAAGACGTTAAAAAGATCGTAGAAGAATCTTTTGGCGGCACAAGGACCCTGGACAACGGAAAGGAAGAATAA
- a CDS encoding peptidoglycan DD-metalloendopeptidase family protein, producing MIFKKPRQLTAGKEILRTDNFTLIYLGAFHFHYSFYFRGNLYHGNLDFRRRKFRVIPLVASVIFMVLFLGIWMSPSNASMESASTEVTENDSEDLKAKKGDEKFLEESEKAKLTILMANEIKSASDKKKQLKVVTYKVKRNETLSEIATRYKVSMESIAGSSSINLEDTLYPGQILQIPNKQGLLYKFKAGDTVAKVASLYKVNLDEILEENKLDDLDILRPGQKVFLPGAVIPDPAPKWVVPVTSHVVTSNYGWRTFPQHKFHEALDLKANYEAVMAARNGKVVFAGWMGGYGNAIVIEHNDDFKTLYAHNSRLNVKRGDYVVAGKKISTSGCTGYCFGPHLHFEVIHKGKSVNPGKYLKGLSYKRGSKPNH from the coding sequence ATGATCTTCAAGAAGCCCAGGCAATTGACCGCAGGAAAGGAAATCCTCCGGACAGATAATTTCACCCTGATCTACCTGGGCGCTTTCCATTTTCATTATTCCTTTTATTTCAGAGGAAACCTTTATCACGGAAATCTGGATTTCAGAAGACGTAAATTCCGCGTTATTCCTCTTGTAGCCTCAGTCATTTTTATGGTCCTATTTTTAGGAATTTGGATGAGTCCTTCTAATGCTTCAATGGAATCTGCTTCTACAGAAGTAACAGAGAATGATTCAGAAGACTTAAAGGCTAAAAAAGGTGACGAGAAGTTCTTAGAAGAATCTGAAAAAGCAAAACTCACCATCTTGATGGCGAATGAGATCAAAAGTGCTTCTGATAAAAAGAAACAACTTAAAGTAGTTACCTATAAAGTAAAAAGAAACGAAACACTTTCGGAGATTGCAACCCGTTATAAAGTTTCCATGGAATCTATTGCGGGTTCTTCCAGTATCAATTTAGAAGATACATTATATCCAGGACAGATATTACAGATCCCGAATAAACAAGGTCTATTATATAAATTCAAGGCGGGAGATACAGTCGCCAAAGTAGCTTCTCTCTATAAAGTAAACTTGGATGAAATTTTAGAAGAGAATAAACTGGATGATCTGGACATTCTTCGTCCGGGCCAAAAAGTTTTCCTTCCTGGTGCTGTGATTCCAGACCCAGCTCCTAAATGGGTTGTCCCCGTTACTTCTCATGTGGTCACTTCTAATTATGGCTGGAGAACTTTTCCCCAACATAAATTCCACGAGGCGCTGGATTTAAAAGCAAACTACGAAGCAGTGATGGCGGCTCGTAACGGTAAGGTTGTATTCGCAGGATGGATGGGTGGTTACGGAAACGCGATCGTAATCGAACATAACGACGATTTCAAAACACTATACGCTCATAATTCCAGATTAAATGTGAAACGAGGGGACTATGTGGTCGCGGGTAAAAAGATCTCAACCTCAGGATGTACTGGATATTGTTTCGGTCCTCACTTACATTTCGAAGTAATCCATAAGGGAAAATCGGTTAACCCTGGAAAATATCTAAAGGGCCTCAGTTATAAAAGAGGCTCTAAACCGAACCATTAA
- a CDS encoding alpha/beta hydrolase: protein MFRSFFLLLNFVLYLGCGPSISEYLNKRTNSQYSSTQGIEVFFNTSRAFNPGTQVACSNSYFLNFGNMETQSGSCLINVPADREIGSLPFGLGNKERSFQFLEHRVSIQGKTKEDQEKLWWKKIEEDPFEEVIVFVHGFNVNFEEAVLRAAQLKYDLKFPGKVALYTWPAGGDGSMLGTFFLKNTYEKNLMSARSSRDSFKNFLKRMISTNKKIHLLVHSMGHQVVLNSVSELSKELGNRPFLKELVLNAPDYDTGEFILILDSLLKSSERITLYCSPGDSALFASAQIHQTGRLGACSKFPGVDVVNVNPIDASLLSLGHGYYSSRPILTDLYQLFLGLGAEKRLFIRKSYGNENYILRN from the coding sequence ATGTTTCGATCTTTCTTTCTTCTACTGAATTTTGTTCTATATTTAGGTTGTGGACCTTCTATTTCAGAATATTTGAATAAAAGAACTAATTCCCAATATTCTTCAACGCAGGGAATTGAGGTATTTTTTAATACTTCTAGAGCATTCAATCCTGGAACACAAGTCGCATGTTCTAATTCTTATTTTCTGAATTTCGGGAATATGGAAACTCAATCAGGTTCCTGTTTAATAAATGTTCCGGCGGATAGAGAAATTGGCTCCCTACCCTTCGGCCTAGGAAATAAAGAGAGATCATTTCAATTCTTAGAGCATAGAGTTTCGATCCAAGGTAAAACCAAAGAAGATCAAGAGAAACTCTGGTGGAAAAAAATCGAAGAAGATCCGTTCGAAGAAGTAATCGTATTCGTTCATGGATTTAATGTAAACTTCGAAGAAGCTGTTTTAAGAGCTGCTCAACTCAAATATGATCTGAAATTTCCTGGCAAGGTAGCTCTATATACTTGGCCAGCAGGAGGAGATGGTTCTATGCTTGGGACCTTCTTCCTGAAAAACACTTATGAAAAAAATTTAATGTCTGCGAGAAGCAGCAGAGATTCTTTCAAAAACTTCCTGAAAAGAATGATCTCTACCAATAAAAAGATCCATCTATTAGTTCACTCAATGGGACATCAAGTCGTCCTAAATTCAGTTTCTGAACTTTCTAAAGAATTGGGAAATAGACCTTTTCTAAAGGAATTGGTATTGAATGCACCCGATTACGATACAGGTGAGTTTATACTCATCTTGGACAGTTTATTAAAATCTTCGGAAAGGATCACATTATACTGTTCTCCGGGAGACTCTGCATTATTCGCATCCGCCCAAATCCACCAGACAGGAAGACTCGGTGCATGCTCCAAATTTCCTGGTGTGGATGTGGTCAATGTGAACCCAATAGACGCCTCTTTATTGTCATTAGGTCACGGATATTATTCTTCTCGCCCGATCCTAACCGATCTCTACCAACTGTTTTTGGGTTTAGGAGCGGAGAAGAGACTATTCATCCGTAAGTCCTATGGAAACGAAAACTATATTCTCCGAAATTAA